One part of the Glycine max cultivar Williams 82 chromosome 14, Glycine_max_v4.0, whole genome shotgun sequence genome encodes these proteins:
- the LOC100801214 gene encoding probable E3 ubiquitin-protein ligase HERC4 isoform X1, whose translation MGDTVSLPNLSTKVVAIAAGEAHTLLLTGDGRVYSWGRGILGRLGQGSEHDKHFPVEVKFGSEEDSVRIVGIAAGAYHSLALADDGYVWCWGYNIYGQLGIHGEEFHGRKYTDGDYSIVPCLLNKFLDLHPPDSSSISIVPETEGQASLKIIDVKAGGMMSLCIDNLGALWLWGNCPQQSKEGDFSLISNFTPTPVWDFHGHTVVKVACGNEHVVALVTAGESYKGVDDLVCYTWGNNSHGQLGLGDTKNRPRPQVVKTFDLESPWAIYEVACGAFHTALLTHKKRHSDTLESTCWTFGLGDNGQLGRGTTQSTSLPEPVKELPQNVHLVSVDCGLFHTCVVSSDGDVWSWGMEKGLGLCSDDSNGGTHSGDALSPFLISCNPHQPKFSQPVQVACGAAHTVIIAHEGCKLWSWGRGRSGVLGNGKTMDSYTPTIVLWPPLMEDFKQEELYSSCEHDKNETKEVTEIDERLSSALNQLKLLQTKLSIIERYASILHSSLFGEPFDEQDVPASLKNSGAFDIAKEWENMLEAADGTKLINLEMLYRNMHASVKEKLMKRRIKAIIDECLLQSSQVKN comes from the exons ATGGGCGACACCGTGAGTTTGCCCAACTTATCGACCAAAGTAGTAGCTATTGCTGCAGGGGAAGCACACACTCTCCTTCTTACAG GGGATGGACGTGTTTATTCCTGGGGAAGAGGAATACTGGGACGGCTTGGTCAAGGTTCTGAACATGACAAGCATTTTCCTGTTGAAGTCAAGTTTGGATCAGAAGAAGACAGCGTAAGAATAGTGGGAATTGCCGCTGGTGCTTATCATAGTCTTGCTCTAGCAG ATGATGGATATGTTTGGTGTTGGGGCTACAATATAT ATGGTCAACTTGGTATACATGGAGAGGAATTTCATGGCAGAAAATACACCGATGGAGATTATTCTATAGTGCCCTGCTTATTGAATAAGTTTCTTGACTTGCACCCCCCTGATTCTTCATCAATATCAATTGTTCCAGAAACAGAAGGCCAAGCATCACTAAag ATAATTGATGTCAAAGCAGGAGGAATGATGTCTCTGTGTATTGATAATCTTGGGGCCCTCTGGCTGTGGGGAAATTGCCCTCAACAAAGCAAAGAAGGCGACTTCTCTCTTATAAGCAATTTCACTCCAACACCAGTGTGGGATTTTCATGGCCACACTGTAGTTAAAGTAGCATGTGGAAACGAACATGTCGTGGCACTTGTTACTGCTGGAGAATCATACAAGGGCGTGGATGATCTAGTGTGCTACACTTGGGGTAACAACAGTCATGGTCAATTAGGCTTAGGGGACACAAAGAATAGGCCAAGACCACAAGTGGTGAAAACATTTGATCTTGAATCCCCTTGGGCAATATATGAGGTAGCATGTGGTGCCTTCCACACTGCTTTGCTTACTCACAAAAAGAGGCACAGTGACACATTAGAAAGCACATGCTGGACCTTTGGCCTTGGGGATAATGGCCAACTAGGTCGTGGCACAACACAAAGCACATCACTTCCTGAACCTGTTAAGGAATTGCCACAAAATGTGCATCTTGTTTCTGTTGACTGTGGCTTGTTTCACACttgtgttgtttcctctgatggGGATGTGTGGTCATGGGGAATGGAGAAGGGTCTTGGCTTGTGTTCTGATGATAGCAATGGTGGAACACATTCTGGTGATGCTCTTTCTCCGTTTCTTATCTCTTGCAATCCACATCAACCTAAATTTTCACAACCAGTTCAAGTTGCATGTGGGGCTGCTCATACTGTCATTATTGCGCATGAGGGTTGCAAGCTATGGTCTTGGGGGAGAGGAAGGAGTGGAGTTCTTGGAAATGGTAAGACTATGGATAGTTACACTCCCACCATAGTGTTGTGGCCTCCACTGATGGAAGATTTCAAACAAGAGGAACTATATAGCTCATGTGAGCATGATAAAAATGAGACTAAAGAAGTCACAGAAATAGATGAGAGACTATCTTCAGCATTGAATCAACTGAAGCTGCTTCAAACAAAGCTATCCATAATAGAAAGATATGCCAGTATACTTCATAGTTCCCTATTTGGTGAACCTTTTGATGAGCAAGATGTTCCTGCTTCATTGAAAAATTCAGGTGCATTTGACATTGCAAAGGAATGGGAGAACATGTTAGAGGCAGCAGATGGTACAAAGCTGATTAATTTGGAAATGCTCTACCGAAACATGCATGCTAGTGTGAAAGAAAAGCTAATGAAAAGAAGGATCAAGGCGATTATAGATGAATGCCTACTACAATCTTCACAGGTGAAAAATTAG
- the LOC100801214 gene encoding probable E3 ubiquitin-protein ligase HERC4 isoform X2, with protein MAKNTFLILLRESSLAPKAIPDQSFYHMIIEIKQMDDGYVWCWGYNIYGQLGIHGEEFHGRKYTDGDYSIVPCLLNKFLDLHPPDSSSISIVPETEGQASLKIIDVKAGGMMSLCIDNLGALWLWGNCPQQSKEGDFSLISNFTPTPVWDFHGHTVVKVACGNEHVVALVTAGESYKGVDDLVCYTWGNNSHGQLGLGDTKNRPRPQVVKTFDLESPWAIYEVACGAFHTALLTHKKRHSDTLESTCWTFGLGDNGQLGRGTTQSTSLPEPVKELPQNVHLVSVDCGLFHTCVVSSDGDVWSWGMEKGLGLCSDDSNGGTHSGDALSPFLISCNPHQPKFSQPVQVACGAAHTVIIAHEGCKLWSWGRGRSGVLGNGKTMDSYTPTIVLWPPLMEDFKQEELYSSCEHDKNETKEVTEIDERLSSALNQLKLLQTKLSIIERYASILHSSLFGEPFDEQDVPASLKNSGAFDIAKEWENMLEAADGTKLINLEMLYRNMHASVKEKLMKRRIKAIIDECLLQSSQVKN; from the exons ATGGCAAAAAACACCTTCTTAATTCTGCTTCGAGAATCAAGTTTGGCCCCAAAAGCTATCCCCGACCAGTCATTTTACCATATGATAATCGAAATAAAACAAATGG ATGATGGATATGTTTGGTGTTGGGGCTACAATATAT ATGGTCAACTTGGTATACATGGAGAGGAATTTCATGGCAGAAAATACACCGATGGAGATTATTCTATAGTGCCCTGCTTATTGAATAAGTTTCTTGACTTGCACCCCCCTGATTCTTCATCAATATCAATTGTTCCAGAAACAGAAGGCCAAGCATCACTAAag ATAATTGATGTCAAAGCAGGAGGAATGATGTCTCTGTGTATTGATAATCTTGGGGCCCTCTGGCTGTGGGGAAATTGCCCTCAACAAAGCAAAGAAGGCGACTTCTCTCTTATAAGCAATTTCACTCCAACACCAGTGTGGGATTTTCATGGCCACACTGTAGTTAAAGTAGCATGTGGAAACGAACATGTCGTGGCACTTGTTACTGCTGGAGAATCATACAAGGGCGTGGATGATCTAGTGTGCTACACTTGGGGTAACAACAGTCATGGTCAATTAGGCTTAGGGGACACAAAGAATAGGCCAAGACCACAAGTGGTGAAAACATTTGATCTTGAATCCCCTTGGGCAATATATGAGGTAGCATGTGGTGCCTTCCACACTGCTTTGCTTACTCACAAAAAGAGGCACAGTGACACATTAGAAAGCACATGCTGGACCTTTGGCCTTGGGGATAATGGCCAACTAGGTCGTGGCACAACACAAAGCACATCACTTCCTGAACCTGTTAAGGAATTGCCACAAAATGTGCATCTTGTTTCTGTTGACTGTGGCTTGTTTCACACttgtgttgtttcctctgatggGGATGTGTGGTCATGGGGAATGGAGAAGGGTCTTGGCTTGTGTTCTGATGATAGCAATGGTGGAACACATTCTGGTGATGCTCTTTCTCCGTTTCTTATCTCTTGCAATCCACATCAACCTAAATTTTCACAACCAGTTCAAGTTGCATGTGGGGCTGCTCATACTGTCATTATTGCGCATGAGGGTTGCAAGCTATGGTCTTGGGGGAGAGGAAGGAGTGGAGTTCTTGGAAATGGTAAGACTATGGATAGTTACACTCCCACCATAGTGTTGTGGCCTCCACTGATGGAAGATTTCAAACAAGAGGAACTATATAGCTCATGTGAGCATGATAAAAATGAGACTAAAGAAGTCACAGAAATAGATGAGAGACTATCTTCAGCATTGAATCAACTGAAGCTGCTTCAAACAAAGCTATCCATAATAGAAAGATATGCCAGTATACTTCATAGTTCCCTATTTGGTGAACCTTTTGATGAGCAAGATGTTCCTGCTTCATTGAAAAATTCAGGTGCATTTGACATTGCAAAGGAATGGGAGAACATGTTAGAGGCAGCAGATGGTACAAAGCTGATTAATTTGGAAATGCTCTACCGAAACATGCATGCTAGTGTGAAAGAAAAGCTAATGAAAAGAAGGATCAAGGCGATTATAGATGAATGCCTACTACAATCTTCACAGGTGAAAAATTAG